GGAAGTAAAACAAGCGATCAAGGGCATTTTCCTCCTAATCCCCCTAACCCTTTCCCTTCTCTACTAAATCTCACCTCAAAAGGAAAGTTGGTTAtcatcttttcttaaaaaaatggaacCTCCCTTCCTTTGGGTGTATTCTCAGCTAACTACAGAGTAAGTCAGTCCCCCCTCACCTTCAGCTACCCTCATGGAAAAAGTCCTGCTTTCCCTGTCACAAACACAGATGCTCCATCCAGTGTGTGCCTACTGGACAAGCACACCTGATTCAAATGGAAGCAGTGGGTATTGttgtccctccctcccctccccactaaTGCACTACTTCCTCTGTCTTCCAAAGCTTCTGTGACTATCGAAAGGGGCGTGGGGTGGGTGTGAAGAGATTAAGAACTTGACTCCCTCTACCCTGGCCCAAAAAAGCAAGAGTTATTAACTGGGCATGAGGAATAAAAAAGACCTTGCTATTCTGTCCTTTGAGTTACAGTTAGTAGGACAACTGGGAGAGAGGAGAAGCGGGAGTGGGATGAAGAACTGGGAGGGGTTTGACAGCTGGAGGTCTAGTCCATTTAGTTCTTGTACTGGAAGGGCTCGTCTCCAGTCTCGTTGAGCAGACACGTGCGTATGAGGGCTTCTGTCACCGCGAAGGGGTCGCAGTTGGCAGAGGGACGGCGGTCTTCAAAGTAACCCTTCTTATCCTGGCCGACGGGCCGGGGAATGCGGATGCTGGCACCACGGTTGGCCACGCCAGCAGAGAAATCGTTGATGTTGGAGGTTTCGTGGAACCCAGTTAGGCGCCGGGCATTGTCCAGGCCCCCCTTGGGGTCGTAGGCGCGGATGTGGTACTGATGCCGCTTACTTAGTTTCTCAATGGACTCCTCAATGTacctacaaaggaaaaaaaaagacacggGGTCTGAGCTTGTCACCAGGAATCCTGTCCTTCACGGGCAGAGGGGCAGGTCTTGACCAAGGATGAAATGACTAGGATGAGCCAACTATCAGACGGCATTTTCCCATTTACCAGGCTCCAAAAGAATGCATGGATGGCAGTGGTTCTACCTTACCACATACAGGGTCTAGATGAGCACTCCCCGTGCTCAGAACAGTCCCTGATATGCAGGAAAcagtcaatatttgttgaatgaaaagacCTTAATTGTTTGAAAGACTTTCTCCCACTCATAAGCATAAGTATATCCAAAAGCCTGTATTGCTACTAACTGAACTTTCCCCCATCACCACCCTTAATTCCATTCTTGGTTCTTTTTTCAAACAGAAGCAAGAAAGAGGATTAGAAATCTGTGAAACAAAGTACTGAGTTAACGCACTTCTAGATGAGCTGGCAGCCCAGCTCACTCCCTCCCAATATATCCAAGATTTAGCAAGTATTCTTGTTGAAGAAACCTTTCTGAAAATAATCCCTTCCCAAGTTTTCTGCAACCCAAGAGTAAGGAAGGCCACAGCAGGAGAAGGCACTCACTTCAGACCGTTGTCTTCTCGCATGGCCTTGGTGCTGAAGTTGGTATGGCAGCCTGCACCGTTCCAGTTCCCAGGAATGGGCTTAGGATCGAAGGTTGCTATCACGCCAAAGTCTTCACATACACGATGCAAGATGAAACGGGCCACCCAGAGGTGATCTCCCATGTCAATTCCTTCACAGGGTCCTACCTGGAATTCCCACTAGAAAGAACGAGAAGGTTGGTCTTTAAGAAGGCCAACTGCCCATCCCATCTCTCTTCCCGTCTCTGCTCCAACCCACTCTTCTGAGGTTTTGGGTTAGTGAGTAGTGCATCAGCAGCCTTTGTTAGCTCAAGTCCCCACCTGCCTGCCCTGCAGTCTTCAGGTGGGGGGAGTGAAGGACTAGAGCCATTTACCTGGGCAGGCATGACCTCGGCATTTGTTCCCGCGATCTTGATGCCGGCGTACAAGCAGGCCCGGTAGTGGGCCTCCACAATGTCTCTGCCATAGGCTTTGTCTGCTCCCACACCACAGTAGTAGGGGCCTGCGGAGGCATTGAGACAGCACGTTGACAGGGAGGAATCTAGAAGACCCCTTTCTACATAAGATGCATGGCtcagagacagaaatcagaggctGTTTACACTTGGTTACCTTGAATCAAAGTCCCTGCTTTCAcctggtggtggggagggggcaaggGGTGGGGGCAGAATATAGAGGAGATTCTTCTTTGCTACCTCCTCAGTGAAGCCAGAGGTTCCCCTCAACTTTTACTTTATGTACGTAATATGAGTGTTTGAATCTGGGTAATGTGAAGGCTCTAATCTCTTAACAGGATTATGCCAGTAAGTCTCAGGAGTCATCTGTGGGAGAGCGGCTTCTTTTGTCAATTAAGCACTTGGGAAGGA
This is a stretch of genomic DNA from Tamandua tetradactyla isolate mTamTet1 chromosome 4, mTamTet1.pri, whole genome shotgun sequence. It encodes these proteins:
- the GLUL gene encoding glutamine synthetase isoform X2 → MATSASSHLNKGIKQFYLGLPQGEKVQAMYIWIDGTGEGLRCKTRTLDSEPKCIEELPEWNFDGSSTFQSEGSNSDMYLRPVAMFRDPFRKDPNKLVFCEVFKYNRKPAETNLRHSCKRIMDMVSNQHPWFGMEQEYTLMGTDGHPFGWPSNGFPGPQGPYYCGVGADKAYGRDIVEAHYRACLYAGIKIAGTNAEVMPAQWEFQVGPCEGIDMGDHLWVARFILHRVCEDFGVIATFDPKPIPGNWNGAGCHTNFSTKAMREDNGLKYIEESIEKLSKRHQYHIRAYDPKGGLDNARRLTGFHETSNINDFSAGVANRGASIRIPRPVGQDKKGYFEDRRPSANCDPFAVTEALIRTCLLNETGDEPFQYKN
- the GLUL gene encoding glutamine synthetase isoform X1, with the protein product MVNLLWPGTPSTMATSASSHLNKGIKQFYLGLPQGEKVQAMYIWIDGTGEGLRCKTRTLDSEPKCIEELPEWNFDGSSTFQSEGSNSDMYLRPVAMFRDPFRKDPNKLVFCEVFKYNRKPAETNLRHSCKRIMDMVSNQHPWFGMEQEYTLMGTDGHPFGWPSNGFPGPQGPYYCGVGADKAYGRDIVEAHYRACLYAGIKIAGTNAEVMPAQWEFQVGPCEGIDMGDHLWVARFILHRVCEDFGVIATFDPKPIPGNWNGAGCHTNFSTKAMREDNGLKYIEESIEKLSKRHQYHIRAYDPKGGLDNARRLTGFHETSNINDFSAGVANRGASIRIPRPVGQDKKGYFEDRRPSANCDPFAVTEALIRTCLLNETGDEPFQYKN